In Flammeovirgaceae bacterium, the sequence CTGCTGTACATATGCTGCAGGAGTATCGATATGAAAAATTGTATGCTTTGCTCAAACAAATGGGTATTGGTACTCTTACTGCTTTGCCTGATCATTACGGGCTTTCACTTATACTGGGAGGTGCAGAAGGTACCTTGTGGGACATTACATCTGTATATGCTTCCATGGCCCGGGTATTGAATCGGTTTTCATTACATAATGATGAACGATATGCAACGACCGATTATCATTCATTAACTTATCTGCAATCTCCCACCGGCCAACAACTGCTTCAGGCTCAGGAAAACCCAATCATTCATGCAGCCGCATTATTTCAAACCTTCACTGCACTAACCGAAGTGAACCGGCCGGGTGAAGAAACGGGTTGGAAGAATTTTTCCGGTTCGCGGAAGATTGCCTGGAAAACCGGAACCAGTTTTGGCTTTCGCGATGGCTGGGCCGTGGGTGTCACACCCGAATATGTAGTTGGCGTTTGGACAGGCAATGCCGATGGCGAAGGCCGGCCGGGTTTAACCGGCAGCGAAGCAGCTGCACCTATACTATTTGATATTTTTTCGATACTGCCGGCCACAACCTGGTTCAATCAGCCTTATTCCGAAATGGAACAGGTTTCTGTTTGCGCAAAAAGCGGTATGCGCAGCACCATACTTTGTGAAAGAACCGATACAATATGGGTAGCAGAGGCCGGGCTAACCTCAAAGCCCTGCTCTTTTCATCAGATTGCTCATTTAAGCAAAGATGGGCGGTATCGGGTGCATGCCAGCTGCGAGCCGCTGGATAACCTCATGTCAATGCCGTGGTTCGTACTGCCCCCGGTACAGGAGCACTATTACAAAACCAAAAACATGTCGTACAAGCCCCTGCCTCCCTTTAGGAAAGATTGTACTGCTACGGCTTCAGTTGCGTCCATGGAGTTGGTATACCCTAAAGAAAATACTCGAATTTTCATCCCTCGTGAGCTGAATGGCAGTTGCGGACGGTCAGTTTTTGAACTGGCCCACCGAAATCCGGCAAGTAGGGTTTACTGGCATTTAAATGGCACTTTCATTGGAATAACGCAAAACCGGCATCAAATGGCCTTAAATCCGGGGCCCGGAAAACACGTGCTGGTATTGATTGATCAGGCCGGAGAGCCTCTGGAACGGCATTTTGAGGTACTCTCCAATTGATAAATATCTGATATGTAAGGTTTTAGTTGATATTTATTAATTCAAAAGTCAACTCCGACCTACATTTGCCCTCGTAAATAAAGTTTTGTGCTATGAAGACTCTCAGGAACATCATTTTAGGAGCGATTCTATTGTCGGTTTGCATCCCCGAACATGCCCAAAGCAACGATTTTCAAGGGCACCATTATGTGGTAATTGGGGCCTTTGCCATCAAGAAAAACGCGGTGCGTTTTACTTCCAGAGCGACAACCGGTAACCTGCAGGCAAAATTTGAGTTGAACCCTAACCGGCAGTTGTACTATGTATATGTACTCACCACCGATGATCGCCAGCAAGCGATTGACCTGGCCCTGCGCCTGCGTAGTGAATCGCCTTACAACGATACCTGGGTTTTTAAGGGGCTGTTAGGCGAAGAGCAAATTATGGCTACCCGTGGCGTGGATATAAACCCAGCCACGTTAGATAAGGTCGAAGAAGTTTTAATAGGCGATCAGCCAGTTCCGGCTGAGGAGAAAAATGCACCTTCACGGCAGGTTACCTTTGAGGAGGTATCACCGACTGATCAGCAAACTACAACCCTTTCAACCGCTGAAGATCTGTCGGGTAAAAACTTTTTGTTTAAAGTTTTTCGTGCCGATACAAAAGAAGCTATTGAGGGGGATATTAATGTTATTGATAGTGAACGTTCGAAAAAAGTGGGTTCCTATGCAGCAAACCGGCAGGTTAGAATAACTAATCCCAATAATAAATCCGGTAACCTTAGTTTGATTACTGAAGTATTCGGATACCGAAAAATCCAGCGGGAGATTAATTTTAATAACCCGGAGGCAGCGGATATTGCAACCGACCAGGATAATACCGTGGTTATTCCCTTTGAACTGGTACGCTTGCAAAAAGGTGATATCGCGGTGATGTATAATGTTTACTTTTTTAAAGATGCTGCGGTTATGCGTCCGGAATCGCGATGGGAAGTGAACAGTTTACTGGACATGCTGAACGAAAATCCGAAGTATAAGATCAAAATTCACGGACATACCAACGGCAACGCCCCCGGAAAAATTATTTCGATAGATGAAAAATCCGATAACTTCTTTGCACTTACAAACACCCGGGATGGTTTTGGTTCTGCCAAAAAACTTTCAGAAGAACGTGCGGAAGTGATTAAATCATACCTGATTGCCAATGGAGTTGATCCTAAACGGATGCAGGTAAAAGCATGGGGCGGAAAAAAACCCGTGGTCGATAAGTTGCACAGCCTTGCCGAGAATAATGTGCGTGTTGAAATTGAAATCCTGGAAAATTAAGATAAGCCGATTGAATCCGGAAAATTATTCAATAATCCCGGTTTCAATGTTGCCGCTGATTTCGCGGGTGATGGCGTCAAGTTGTTCACCGCATGTCCGGAGGTGACTGATAATTGTTTGGGTATCGTTTTCAAGTCGCTGGTCAAGTAAAGTAATCAGCCCCAGAATACTTGAAACGGGTGCGCGTAGCTTATGCGCGTTGAAGTAAGCATACTCAATCAGTTTCTGATTTTGTAATACAAGCTGACGGGTCCGCTCTGCAATTCTGTCTTCCAGTGTTTTATTCAGCTCGGTAAGTTCTTTGTTTAGCGATGCAACTGCCTTAGCTTGAATTTCCAGTTCGTTTTTTTGCTGTTCAATCTCGGCTGATTTCTCCTTTAGCATCTGGTTTACACTCAGAATTTTTCTGCGTTGCCGTAAAAGAACCCAGCTTAATAGTATTGCCAGTATCAACACTCCCGCTATGGCCGCAATTACTACCTGCTGGGTACGAAGGCGGTTTTCTTTAAGTAGATTACTTGCGCGCAACTGCTGATTCTCACGTTCGCGGTTTTCTGTTTCGTAGGCAAGCTGAAGGCGTGCCATTTGTTCAGACTTTACCAGGTTGAAGACACTGTCTTTCATTTTATTATGTTGGTAGAGGTATTTTAATGCCTGCTGATAATTACCACGGGCTGAGTCGAGTCGGGCATGTTTCAATAAATTGGTAACCATTAAATCGGGCACCCGTATCTGACGTGCCAGTTGGTGCGCCTCATTTAAATATGCTTCGGCCTTTGGGTATTGCTTAAGTTCAATATAAACATCCGCAATATCTAAATACATCTGGGTAAGTAAGCGGGTTTCGCCCAGTCTGCGATAGAGTTCTTCGGCTTGCTTAAAATATGCGATTGCTCCGTTGTGATCTTTTTCATGCAATGCGGAAACGGCAAAACCCCAGTATGTATAGGCAACAGTTCGCTGATCATTGTTTTTTGTGGCATGAATAAGCGATTGCTGAAAATACTTTTTAGCTTCGTTAAACCTTCCGGTTTGATTATAAAGTTCCCCTATGTTGTATAACGTAATGGCCCGGGTAAGTGTATCTTTCTTTTTTAACTGGATTGAACGGAGCAGAAAGTCCAGAGCTTTATTGTATTCACCCATGCGTTTATATACCTCGCCCAGGTTGTTGTATGTTTGTCCTAAACCAATACTGTCATCAAGTGATTGGTATTGGCGTGCTGCCTGCAGGTAATAATTTTGGGCCAGGTCGTATACCCCCTCATACCAGAACGAGTTACCGATAACGGTTAATGAACGTGCATAGCCTTTCAGATAATTGATTTGTTGTGCTGTTTCCGAACTGTGTA encodes:
- a CDS encoding OmpA family protein → MKTLRNIILGAILLSVCIPEHAQSNDFQGHHYVVIGAFAIKKNAVRFTSRATTGNLQAKFELNPNRQLYYVYVLTTDDRQQAIDLALRLRSESPYNDTWVFKGLLGEEQIMATRGVDINPATLDKVEEVLIGDQPVPAEEKNAPSRQVTFEEVSPTDQQTTTLSTAEDLSGKNFLFKVFRADTKEAIEGDINVIDSERSKKVGSYAANRQVRITNPNNKSGNLSLITEVFGYRKIQREINFNNPEAADIATDQDNTVVIPFELVRLQKGDIAVMYNVYFFKDAAVMRPESRWEVNSLLDMLNENPKYKIKIHGHTNGNAPGKIISIDEKSDNFFALTNTRDGFGSAKKLSEERAEVIKSYLIANGVDPKRMQVKAWGGKKPVVDKLHSLAENNVRVEIEILEN
- a CDS encoding tetratricopeptide repeat protein, whose product is MFKKTLYNGFILLIISFSVTGQTQLPDSLARFNTRTRDSAYVTELNKLANEYLKINPYASRRIALHSSETAQQINYLKGYARSLTVIGNSFWYEGVYDLAQNYYLQAARQYQSLDDSIGLGQTYNNLGEVYKRMGEYNKALDFLLRSIQLKKKDTLTRAITLYNIGELYNQTGRFNEAKKYFQQSLIHATKNNDQRTVAYTYWGFAVSALHEKDHNGAIAYFKQAEELYRRLGETRLLTQMYLDIADVYIELKQYPKAEAYLNEAHQLARQIRVPDLMVTNLLKHARLDSARGNYQQALKYLYQHNKMKDSVFNLVKSEQMARLQLAYETENRERENQQLRASNLLKENRLRTQQVVIAAIAGVLILAILLSWVLLRQRRKILSVNQMLKEKSAEIEQQKNELEIQAKAVASLNKELTELNKTLEDRIAERTRQLVLQNQKLIEYAYFNAHKLRAPVSSILGLITLLDQRLENDTQTIISHLRTCGEQLDAITREISGNIETGIIE